The stretch of DNA AAAGCAATAATAGGAACTAGGAATTACACTGCTCAGAAAAAGTTCATAATTTTCACAAACAGATATGCAACCTTTTCAGAGAAAAAGCGAAGTCCTCTATCTGGATAGTCAGCTTCGTATGTTTCCCCCAGTAgaggattgaagggtttgcatTGCCGACCTTCAGTTGAAGCATAACCTGATACTGCAAACGCTGCTACATGAAGTATTCTCATCAAGCTGTCACCCTACATTGTATTTACCAAGAATCGTTATATTGCAACAAATAAAGTATTGACAGGGAGAGAAGCATAGTGCTCAAAATTAGGGTAAAGGCTAAAAAAAACATTTTTCCCAAAAAAGATGCATATTGTATGCGGTAAACGACATAATACGTAGCCTAACAAGAAACCAGAGGAGACAGGATATACGATAATACAATTTTCTCAAACGACACAGGAGAGCTGCGTGTCATTTCATTAAGAAGAAAGTGTACCAAAGAATACAAGACACAAACTCCAACACACATTAGAATATGTAGCAAGCAGCAAGTGAAATAATACGATATCGAATTATCCTATGATTAGATGTTGATGGAGGTTCTTCAGAGCTAAACATTAGCTACTACAGTTATCCAATTTCCTCACATAACTTGTTTGGATAAACCAAAACTGGCTACGATTTCAGCCCAATCCAGGACTATCCTTGCTTGGCCACGATAGGACTAGCAAAATAAGGCCTTAAATGTTAGTCTTGTTACGTGGACCAAGTTTAGTTACTTAAAATGTCACAACACATAAAGCACCCAATGTACGCTAAGATTACCTGAGACAATTAGAGTTACCAAAAAGACAATTAGAGTTACCAAAAAGAAAAAGCATCAGCCACGCACTAATATTTAAAGTTTGTCCTATGCCAAAAAATGTTCGATTAAATAGATGAAGAAATATAGGAAAGATTTTACAAAATTAAAACAGAACTATCAAGAAACACCAAACAAAATGTCCACACAACCAATCCTTTACAGAAAGTGTTGGAACTCTACCTGTTTTCCCCACTGTAGTGCATGGTCAACCAAGTAAGAGTACTCCAAATCTTCAAAACATTTTTGTAAAGACGAGAGAGGCTCATTGAAATAAACAGGTAGACAAACACCTGAGAGGTCTTTCCCTATATTTTCTTTAATTATTGACCACAATCCTATAGGTTTCTCTTTTTCCTTCGGTTCTGGTAGCTTATCTCTACGTAGCACAAATGGATATTTAGTAGTTTTGACAGTATTTGTAACAGAATCTCCAACATATTCTGATCCATTGCAACCATTTGTTACAAGCTCCTTCCTTCGACATGAAGCACTTCGTAAAGATTCTGCAGATAAAAAGTCTCTTGTATCGAAGTATGTTACTTCATCTTCCTCGGTTTCAACTTCAGCCACTTGACTTGCAGTGTCAGGGTCTGATTCACTTGTACTTCCTCCTGATAAAACTGAATAGAAATCTGCACATTTGGTAAAAAGTCAAAAATGAGCTCGAAGTGTAGGAATTTGTCGGACATAAATTTAGACTCAAAATAATTTAAAGTTTCTTTTTGCCAACAACATTCCAAGTTTCCATACATGGGGGAAATATGCAGGCTTCCAGGTGTATATCGCTGGAATAAACCATACAAATATGCGTTACTTAAGCCAATGTGTGTTAACTAGCAATTCTTATGGGCACAGGTTATGATGCAAAATGTAGCCTAATAAGGTAACTAGCATTGGACAAAACAGCATATGTAGCCTATAAGGTAACTTATATCAGAATGTTCTTTTccatatttgaatttaaatacTTACAGGCACAGGATATGATGCAAATAAAAAAAAATGCCATATTATCACTCAAACTCACTGCTTCCTCACAAATTGTTAAATATATAAACAAAGTAACAAATGAAGCATCTGAACTATTTTTCTGCTGAAAACAATATGAGAGGACTATGGAAGTACATAATTTGTATTACAGTACTCCATAATATGGCATATGTAATGGGACCAAAACAACAAGCCATGTGACTACATACTCTTAAGACAAAAGAAAACATAGAACTGAACAGTCATCTCCTGAGATAAGCTTTAAAGAAGATGAAAGCCAATCACAAACTTTGCAGAAACTGTATCAACTATTTAATTAAGGCTTGCTAACTAATTACCACAAGGTGTCTGATTGATAGAAGCATATAAACTTCGCAGAAACTGTATTACTAATTACCACAAGCTCTACAAAGATGTTTTAGTTCTTGAACTTTCCATCTTCACTGAGCAGCTATTTACAAAAGATAATATGTATATGCATACCAGCTACAAGACTAGATGAGTAAACACTAAACAGACAAAACTTTGCCCATATCTCACAGCATTAGGCCATTAGCACATGTAGAGCAGAATATGCTTGTATATAAATACAACTAAGGTGGCACTTAAGCCTTATATCTAACACAAGGAAAGCAAATATCGAACAGTTACAATGGGGCCAACAGGCAAGACTGCTCAAGTTCTTAATAGATTGGTATGACATgtagctttttttttcttttcattcATCGCAATAGAATCTGAAGAAGCATGTGAAGAAAATATCTTTACAGAAGGACAATTGTTGGAGACAGTTTTTGAAAGTTGGAACATACCAGATTCCAGAAAAGTTGGAACATATGGACAGACCATCTTGAAAAAATATTGAAAATTGAGCATTCAGCAACAGTTGTACAACAAGTACTGAAGTGGTGAGAGCAGACCAAGTGAAAATGGTTGCACAACAGAAACCTGATTATAATGTCTAATAGAGACAAGTATGTTTAACCATACTCATTAGCTGGACCTTGGCTAGTTATGTAAATTTAAAAATTGAAACTATGACAGTATCATAATCAGATCAGCTTATGTCAAATGTGGAGGAGCTAAGTCAAGTTGCATAGGCTAAATACTTCCATTTTTCTACAAATGAATAATAATGCAGCACAAAGATGTTTTAAGTATTTTACACCAAAATGGCATAAGAGCTATGTGAACCATAAAAATTCTGGAGGTTAATAATGTCATTGAAAGATGATGTAAAACAGGTTGCAAACACAAAGAGCTAGCAAAATCATAAGCGTGTGAGTAATGAAATTACTAACCACTTTGTCTGCCATTAGCATAACCATGTGTTTCCCTCTCTTTAGTCTCATGTACAACTGTTCTCTCCAGCTCAACTTTTTCTGTCTGCACCAAGAAATGGACCATATtgactgttaaagttatggtcaAATTCTTTTACTTCAGAAGAAAAAAATCATTTGCATAAGTTAAACAACAAAAGAATCGTCAAGGAACTTGACAACGATGCACTTATACAGTTGAAATGCGCTCTATAACTATTAAAGAGATTATGCCAGACTAAGACACAGATAAACATACTTTGCTACAGACCAAGTATTTCAAAAAAAAGAATGGTTTTAACACAACAAATTTGCTCTCCAGTAAACAAAATGGAAATGCGAATGAATTCCATTTATGGGCGGTATTATTATATCCCTCAATCTGATATAGCTTGTATTTACAAAATGTCAGTGACTTTTTTCACACAAAATATGCTAGGCGTGCATTGCATGCATATCAGCATATGATAATGGTGATCCCATTATTCCTGTCACTTGCAAGCACCACATAATAATGAGACTGAAGCTAGCAATGATGACGGTATGCAAGCATAAATAAGACAAACAAGTTATGCAAGGTATTAATGCTAGTACTTAGAAGACAGCATGTAACTTGAAGCCCTAACTCAGATCAAGCTTTGTTCAAAATCATTATTTAAATTTTTTACTTCACCAAAATGGATAAGAGATATTTTTCCTACTTTAGTATTTTTTAATAGTCATCATCATGAGTATAGTACTAACAAAAGAATAATCAGAACATCAAGAAGTAAACAAACCAGAGATAGAAGACTACCTCCAATTGCCTGAGGCGGTCTATCAAAATAGAATGCTGCTGCTGCCGAGACTTTATCTGGTTGTGCAGTTCCAGCAGCTCACTCATCATAATAGACTCACACTCCTTGACCACTGCTTCACCCAGACCCTCCTGCAGCAGCCGAACCCTCAGCTTCTCGGTGGACAACATAATGTCTGCCATGGGACCAAGATCATTGCTAGTAAGCGACCGCGGGAAGCGATCCTTCGCCACCAGCAATGCATCTATCCAGGCATTCCTGTCCTCCTCAGTTTCACACCTCAGGTGTAACGTCTTGGTACCACTGAATATATACAGCCTCTTATCATCAGACTTGCTTGCACGAATTGAAGAAACCTATAAACACCAGAGAAGGAAATCCCTATAAGATTAAGAAATCCTGGTCTTGCTTGCTCCAGCATTGTGCCAAATTATTCAGATGATTCCGTAATTATGGTCAATTTCCTCATTAAACTAAAATTTCTGCATGGACGCAAGCATACCTATGACCAGGGTTCCCTACCATGACATGTCATCAGTTGCAAAAGGCAGAATGAGAGCTTAAAAAGAGTGCACATCGCCTTCAATTGCTTTTAACCGCAAACTCATCTACCCCACTGCGATTCCGCGAATACAATATTCATCGCCCAATCATTACCCGAGCAATGCGGCTTCAAAAATCTCACTCCTCCCAGCCGCCCGCAACCCCATGGCACGCCTGAGAGCAGACCCAATCCGACGCAATGCTAGTGCTAAAACCCCGCCGCGGGACCGTACGTACCTTGAGGTGTACCTCGCCGAACGGCCTCCACtgcttccccgccgccgcggcctcctcccgcgcccgccgcagCGCGGCCCCCTCCCCGatcaccctcgccgccgcgaAAGCGACCGcctccccggcgccgcccgctccgccgccgccaccgcggaGCTTGTAGTAGGAGAGCACCCCGTCCTCGAGCACGAAGTAGCGCGACCGCCACCCCTTCCCGTAGTTGACCCACTTTTGCAGCAcccccgcgaccgccgccgccggctgcggcagaggcggcgccggcgcggcggcgaggatgcgcggcggcggctgctggtggtggaggtggtccgCGGCGTGCTCGAGCGAGACCGGCGCGATGCAGCAGAGCGGGTTCATCGCGCcagcgcccgccgcccgcgcgcggaTCAGGGCCCCGCTCCCCGCTCAGGCGGAGgatgccgccgccccgcgcccgccgccgccggcgcctagGGCTCGCCCGGCCATCGAGATCGCCTCGCAggcatcagcagcagcagcgtagCGGTAGCAGCAGGAGTACTGGCCAGTACCGCGGCGTTGGTAGTGTGTTTTGATGGCGATTAATAATAGCGACGGCagcacagagagagagagagagaggccaaCAAAGTTATCTCAGGCAGGCAGCGAGAAGGGACGCGAGCGGTAGGGGGCTATGGGTTCGCGTGGTGGCGTACAGCTTCGGTGCGGGCATCGCCGCTCGCGCAACTGACGAGTGTGTCCGTGAAGTCACTCGGCCCGCATGTCAGTGGGAGCAAGGGGTGCGAGGTGGGTTCGGTTGGGaacggcggcgctggggagtgAGACGGACGGAGACCGTTGGTGTGGTGCTAGCGCGCCGGGTCGGGCCCACGCGTCAGCGGGTGAGCTGGACCCTTTTTGTTTTTGTGGGCGATCCATTAACATCGCTGAGCAGCGCTGCAGCACAGACAGCGGCAGCAGCGGGTGGGGCCCAACGGGAAAGCGGGCACGGAGCCCCGCGATGGCTGCGGTCACACCGACTGCTGGGTTCGGGGCGTACGTGGAGCCGACCTGCCATTGGCTAGGCGGGCGCCGCGTCAGGTGGCCGGATGTAGGGCGGGCAGCGGAAGGGGGTGCGGCGAGGCCGACGTGAGTTGCGCGGGATCCGGTGCGGCCGGCAGCGGCGTGGCCTCGCGTTGAGGTCTCGCCACGTGAGGCGCCGGGAGCGTACGGGGCACGTGGAGACGCGTGGGTGGCTGGGAGGAGGGATCCGCTGCGCGGGCgccgggcggtggtggtggtggctgccTCTGCAGGGGCACGTGGAAGGGACGGTGGCGTCGGTGGCGGGCGGCGAATGCAGTTGGTGGATCTCCGTTGGAAGGAGGGTGGATGGATCCACGATGACGGATGGATGGCCGGACGGGTCTTTAAACAGGGACACGCTTTGGACGAAAGCCGGGAGTGGAGTGACCACCGGTAGTAGGATCGACAGGATCACCTAAAACTCGGTCACGTATGATGCATTGCATCCCACACTTTAGAACAGTGCAAGTTTGAGCTCGGCTTAGTATATTCAGGCGTTGTTCGAGCAAATAAAGATAATTGTATTGTATTTCGCAAAGAAAATACAGATGACAGTAGTGTATGCCCCGTCTTAAAACAATAAATTATTTTAGAGCTTATGACAGATTATTAGAGATATAAAATAATCTTGCTTGCCCTTATTTGTTAATCATATCTAGAACTAATTGACTTCTGTATACACATGCATCTACCAAAT from Panicum hallii strain FIL2 chromosome 3, PHallii_v3.1, whole genome shotgun sequence encodes:
- the LOC112886746 gene encoding oxysterol-binding protein-related protein 1D, coding for MNPLCCIAPVSLEHAADHLHHQQPPPRILAAAPAPPLPQPAAAVAGVLQKWVNYGKGWRSRYFVLEDGVLSYYKLRGGGGGAGGAGEAVAFAAARVIGEGAALRRAREEAAAAGKQWRPFGEVHLKVSSIRASKSDDKRLYIFSGTKTLHLRCETEEDRNAWIDALLVAKDRFPRSLTSNDLGPMADIMLSTEKLRVRLLQEGLGEAVVKECESIMMSELLELHNQIKSRQQQHSILIDRLRQLETEKVELERTVVHETKERETHGYANGRQSDFYSVLSGGSTSESDPDTASQVAEVETEEDEVTYFDTRDFLSAESLRSASCRRKELVTNGCNGSEYVGDSVTNTVKTTKYPFVLRRDKLPEPKEKEKPIGLWSIIKENIGKDLSGVCLPVYFNEPLSSLQKCFEDLEYSYLVDHALQWGKQGDSLMRILHVAAFAVSGYASTEGRQCKPFNPLLGETYEADYPDRGLRFFSEKVSHHPVVVACHCEGRGWRFWGDSNLKGKFWGRSIQLDPIGVLTLQFDDGETFQWSKVTTSIYNIIIGKIYCDHYGTMRINGSGQYSCKLKFKEQSIIDRNPHQVHGFVQDNRTGQKVAMLIGKWDETMYYVLGDPSVKPKGYDPMSEAVLLWERDKSLNQTRYNLSPFAISLNELTPHLLKKLPPTDSRLRPDQRHLENGEYEMANAEKLRLEQLQRQARRLQEKGWKPRWFKKDDDDSYRYVGGYWEAREKGNWEGISDIFGQNNVSPGLP